The Microbacterium sp. LKL04 sequence TTCGCGCGACACCGCCACCGCGTCTTTCCGCGCCGTGCGGCGGGACGTCCGCGCCGCGTCCGCGACGGACGCGATCGCGATGAGTGGCCCGAGCGCGGCGAACAGGAGCGCGTAGGCGGAGCCGGTCACCGCCCAGAGGACGACGGCCCCGATGACGGGGACGACCGCCGTCATCACCGGGAGCGGCGGTCGGGGTGTCGGGGCAGCACGACGTGGCAGGGTCAGCGGGTCATCGCGAGTGAGGGTGGACACCCGTCCACGATGCGCGGAGTACCGAGGGGGCCGCTGCGCGAGGCCACGACCTGTGGACGGATCCGGTCAGGTGCCGGCCGGGGAGGAGATCTCGGCCGTGGCGGTGTCGTCGTCTGCCGACAGCACGCGCGCGCTCACGACGATGATCGTGACGTTGTCGCGGCCGCCGTTCTCCAGCGCCGCCTCGAGCATCGCATCGACCGCTGCGGCCGGGTCGTCGTTCTGCAGCAGGAAGTGGAGGATGCCATAGTCGGTCAGCTCCTTCGTGAGCCCGTCGCTGCAGACGACGAAGCGGTCGCCGTCGACGACTTCGAGCCGGACGTAGTCGGGGACCACTCCGTCGCTCGGACCCACGGCACGGGTGATGACGTTGCCGTACGGATGGTTCTCGGCCTCTTCGGGGCTGAGGCGACCCGCCGCGATGAGTTCTTGGACCACGGAGTGATCGGTCGTCACCTGTGCGAGCGCACCGTCACGCATCAGATATACGCGTGAATCGCCGATGTTGAGCGTGACCCACGTCGGTTCGTCGCCGGTGAGGTCGAGATAGACGCCGGTGACCGTCGTCCCGGTACCGTCGTCGGTCGTCTCGGCATGCGACGCGATGTCGTCGACCGCGCGCTCGAGCGCGTCCTCGATCACGTCGGGCGACACAGTGCCCCGCTCGACCGCCGCGGACAGGCGCTCGACCGTCCGCGAGCTCGCGATCTCGCCGCCGATGTGACCGCCCATGCCGTCGGCGACGACGAACAGCGGGAACGCCGACAGCACGGCATCCTGATTGTTCTCGCGACGACGCCCCTGATGGGTGACCTCGGCCCAGCGCACCTCGATGGAACCCGCGCCCGTACGGACGACGCGGGATGAGGTGACGGCTTCGGGCACGCTCCCACCCTTCTTCCTGATCGGCGCAGCGTCCTCACACTCTAGTCGACGGCGCCCCCGTCATCATGCGGCACAACCCGTTGCCATCGACTCGATACGCCCAGTACGGTTTCGCTGAGCCAGCGCGAACGCGCTGAACGTCGCCGCAGCGGCGTCGCCGAAAGAAGGGCACATCGATGTCAGACCCGAACACGCCGCCGAGTGACGGCCCCGCGTCTCCCCCTCCGGCAGGCGCCCCGACGCCCCCGACGGGCCAGAGCCCCGGTGGATACTCCGCCCCGCCTCCTCCGCAGCAGCCGTACGGGCAGCAGCCTCCCCCGCAGCAGCCGTATGGCCAGCAGCCGCAGCAGCCGTATGGCCAGCAGCCCCAGCAGCCCTACGGCCAGCAGCCGTACGCACAGGCACCCGCCGGCGCGCCGTTGCCTCCCGACCAGGACAAGCAGTGGGCATCCTTCGCCCACTTCGGCGGCATCATCGGGTTCCTGCCGGCACTGATCATCTGGCTGGTCTTCAAGGACCGGGGGCCGCGCACCAACACCGAGGGGAAGGAAGCCCTCAACTGGCAGATCACGTTCACCATCGCGATCATCGTCGCCAACATCGCCGCGCTGGTGCTGGGCTGGATCCCGGTCATCGGATGGATCATCGGGCTCCTCCCCCTCGCCATCTGGGTCGTCAACATCGTGTTCTCGATCCTGGGAGGAGTGCGCGTGAACGCCGGCGGGAGCTATCGCTACCCGGTGACGCTCCGCCTCATCTCGTAATCGACGGCACGACGAGTTCCAGCTCGCCGACCGCCGATGGGCGCAGGACGATCTCTTCGTCCTGCGCCCATCGCATGAGCGCGGCGGTGTCCGTCACGACCGGCCGGGTGAGAGCCAGCCGGCGCACCAGCTCCCCCTTCGCGTGTTTGTTGAAGTGGTTGAGCGCACGGACCGCACCGTCAGGACCCTCCGAGACCACGCGGACATACGCGTGCGGGATGCCGGTCGGTACCGGACCCAAGGCCGCATACGCCTCGGAACGCAGATCGAGCACGAACGAGGGGGATGCCGCGGCGATCGCGGCACCCACGGCATCCGCCCACACCGATCGCATCGAGGGCAAGCCGGGAACACGGATGCCCGCGCCCAGACGGTAGGCGGGCAGCGGGTCGAGCGCCCCGACGATGCCGAACGGCGCGGAGTGGATGGCGACGTGGGATGCGAGCCACTGCCGTGCGGACGCGTCGAGCGACGGTGCGTCGAGGGCGTCGAACAGGACCCCGGTGTAGCGGTCGGCCGCGGGAAGGGTCGGTGAGCTGCGCAGCGCGGCGTTGACAGTGATCTCGGACCGCTGTCGCTCGGAGAGTTTCAGCACGCGGGCCGCGGTGTGCTCTTCTGCACTCAGCGCGACGAGGGCGTCGATCACTCGCTCGCGCTCTGCGCTGAGGCCACCGAAGCGCACGGAGTCAGCCCGCCACGGCGGCCCGTCGCCACCCGGGCGCTTCGTCTCGGACGGCGGAAGCAGGATCAGCACGGTGCGACCTCCAGGGAAAAGCGCAGCGCCGCCCGGCGAACCGGGCGGCGCTGCGTGAAAGGGTGTCAGGACTGCAGGGCTGCGTTCCCGGCCACGATGGTGAGCTCGTCGTTCTCCATCGAGAGGAAGCCGTCCTCCGCGGTCGCGACGATTTTCTCGCCGTTGGACTGCGTGATGCGGACCTGTCCCTCGGCGAGGATGGCGAGCACGGGCTCGTGACCGGCCATGAAGCCGATCTCGCCCTCGACCGTCTTGGCGACGACGAGGCTCGCCTCGCCGTGCCAGACCTCCGCCTCAGCGGAGACGAGGGTGACGGTCAGCGCCATCTCAGCCGTTCTCCTTCTGGATCTGCGCCCACTTCTCTTCGACGTCGGAGATGCCACCGACGTTGAAGAAGGCCTGCTCGGCGACGTGGTCGAAGTCACCCTTGACGATCGCGTCGAACGACTCGATGGTCTCCTTGATCGGGACCGTGGAGCCCTCGACAC is a genomic window containing:
- a CDS encoding YaaA family protein, yielding MLILLPPSETKRPGGDGPPWRADSVRFGGLSAERERVIDALVALSAEEHTAARVLKLSERQRSEITVNAALRSSPTLPAADRYTGVLFDALDAPSLDASARQWLASHVAIHSAPFGIVGALDPLPAYRLGAGIRVPGLPSMRSVWADAVGAAIAAASPSFVLDLRSEAYAALGPVPTGIPHAYVRVVSEGPDGAVRALNHFNKHAKGELVRRLALTRPVVTDTAALMRWAQDEEIVLRPSAVGELELVVPSITR
- a CDS encoding DUF4870 domain-containing protein; amino-acid sequence: MSDPNTPPSDGPASPPPAGAPTPPTGQSPGGYSAPPPPQQPYGQQPPPQQPYGQQPQQPYGQQPQQPYGQQPYAQAPAGAPLPPDQDKQWASFAHFGGIIGFLPALIIWLVFKDRGPRTNTEGKEALNWQITFTIAIIVANIAALVLGWIPVIGWIIGLLPLAIWVVNIVFSILGGVRVNAGGSYRYPVTLRLIS
- a CDS encoding F0F1 ATP synthase subunit epsilon: MALTVTLVSAEAEVWHGEASLVVAKTVEGEIGFMAGHEPVLAILAEGQVRITQSNGEKIVATAEDGFLSMENDELTIVAGNAALQS
- a CDS encoding PP2C family protein-serine/threonine phosphatase; translated protein: MPEAVTSSRVVRTGAGSIEVRWAEVTHQGRRRENNQDAVLSAFPLFVVADGMGGHIGGEIASSRTVERLSAAVERGTVSPDVIEDALERAVDDIASHAETTDDGTGTTVTGVYLDLTGDEPTWVTLNIGDSRVYLMRDGALAQVTTDHSVVQELIAAGRLSPEEAENHPYGNVITRAVGPSDGVVPDYVRLEVVDGDRFVVCSDGLTKELTDYGILHFLLQNDDPAAAVDAMLEAALENGGRDNVTIIVVSARVLSADDDTATAEISSPAGT